The DNA window GCCGAGCACCCTCCGCATAGAGTTTCTGAATGGCAAAAAACGCCGCCTTGGCGTTCAACGTGTCGAAAATCGTTTCCACCAACAAAAGATCCGCCCCGCCGTCCAGCAAGCCGCGTACTTGATCGGCATAGGCCTGGACGAGTTCCTCATAGGTCGTTCCCCGTGCGGCGGAGTCATTGGAGTCGGTGGACACAGACGAGGTTTTCGTCGTCGGTCCGATGGCGCCCGCGACGAAGCAACGCCGCTTCGGCTGCTGTTTCACCACCTGTGCCACCGCGCGGCGCGCGCATTCCGCGCCGGCTTTCGATAGTTCGTAGCCCAGCTCGTCCATCCCATAGTCGGCCAGCGACACCGCTTGAGAATTGAAGGTGTTCGTCTCGACGATGTCGGCCCCGGCCTCCAGATAGTGACGATGGATTTCCTCGATGACGGCCGGTCTGGTGACATTCAGAAGATCGTTATGGCCCTTGAGGTCCTTGTGCCATGACCGAAACCGCTCTCCTCGAAAGGCAGCCTCGTCGAGTTTGTAGCGCTGAATCATCGTGCCCATCGCGCCGTCAAGGATCAGGATGCGCTGGCGTAGCAGGTCGTCAATTTCATGCTGTGGCATAGGTACTCGAATCATCTTTCTGTCACCACGCACCAGCGGATGAGGAACCGAAGTGCCGGGTGACTGGTATGGAAGTGCCCCATCATATCGGGAAGGAACTTTATGCGGCAAGCAAATGCCCGGTTGTCGCCTTGACTTTGCGCCACCCTGCCGATACGATGCCGACCATTGTCTGGCTCGAGCCTGAGCTGTTCCAATGGCGCATCAGACAGTGACCCGCCTGATACTCTCCTTGCTTCTCATCGTCAGCATCGCCTGGCCACCGGTACCGGTACGCGCAGCCGGCCCCTACTTCGAGGACGGGTACCTTGGCCTCAGCCAGACGCAACTCCACGAGAAAATGGGGCTCCCGCAAGCCGTCCGCGACCGCAAGTCGGCTTTGCGCGTCTTTACCTACTACCCCATCGGGGATTGGGACCAATACTTCAAGAAAGTCGTGTCGCCGGAGAACGGAGAGGACGTCTACACGTTCAAGCGGAACAACGTCGACGTCCGCTATTCCTTCAGCTACACCTTCGACCCCAACGACCAGAGTGAAACCAGACCGCTCTTCGTCCGGCTGGTCGACGTCGAATTCTCTCCGCCGGTTCCGCTTGCCAGAATTCCTGAGCTGGTCCCGGAGTTTCGCCCTTCGGAGGATCCGTCGGCTCCCGTGTTTCGATCGAACATCATGCTCCTGTTCTTCAAGGGCGGCCCATCCCCGGATGCCCGCTTCATCGTGAGGGAAAAGGGCAAGGATTCGCTGGATTGGTCGCTGGCCTTTCAAATGTTCGCCCTGCAGGGATTGCCCGACCCATTGACCTCCAAAGCGCTCATCGACCGTATGGAGATCAGCACCCAGAGCCTCCCATTGGTGAAGCTCCGCCAGCGGAACACGCACGACCCGATACTCAACCCCTACAGCAAGGAATTTGCGCAGCAGCCGCCGCCTCCGCCCGCAGTCAAAAAGATTCCGGTCCCCAAATACGCGGATTAAGGTCCCGCACCTGGACGCTCACGATCCCTCCCCCTGCCCACCGGTTTGCCGACACGTGCCGACGGGTCCTTGACGGACTGAAAATTGTTTGTTTAGCATGCATCAGCATATCCTCACAGGTAGCCGACCGAATTTGAAAGGGATCCCGTGACCGATCAAGCCTCAGCCCCCAGTTCCTCGGAGACTGCGCCCGCAGGCAAGCAGGAGACCCCGTTTCTGTTCCAACGCCCAGTCCGGCTCATCATCAACACGTTCCTCGGCCTGTTCCTCGTGAGCCTTATCGCCTTTCGGTTCGTTCCCGGATGGCTGGATCCCGACTTTTCCAAGCACATCGAAAGCCATCGAGTAATGGTCGGCATGACGCGTGAGCAAGTACTCGAAGCTTGGGGCGGCCCCAACACGATGAACGTGAGCCACACCAGCGAGGGACTACGCCGGGAAGAATGGATCTTCGAGGATTGGGAGAGTTCGTCGGTCGTCAAGCACCGCTATCTCTATTTCGAGGAAGGCAAGCTCATCGGCGGACACTTCTCCGGTTCGGATGTGCGCATCCCGATGAAAACCGAACCGGCGGCGGAAAAACCCAAGGGGCATCCCTAGGACAAGCAGGCATCAAGGAAGGCCGGATCTGTGTGCACCGCAACAGCGCCGAGCGGACGGCTTCTCGGACATTACAAGGAAGCCGGCGGCCGTTTCCCGCGACCGGCTATTCGCCCTCGCCGGACATCTCCCTGATCTGCAAACTGAGTCGGCTCAACAGCTCTTCGGCGCGATCCCGCTCCGCCTCCGCCACCATCACGCGACTGGAAAGAAACGGCACGCCGGGATAGAGTCCGCCGACATGCTCGTGCTGTACGACGTAGGCAATCCCATTGCCGTCCAGCAAACTCTTGACCACGGCCAACTCCCCGGCATCCCCCGGTTCCCGCACCGTCACCAACCTGCCCGACTCCGGTTTACCCGTCCGATAGAACATCCGGCGCCTCCGCTCTGCTCGCCCCGCGCACCGCGACCGCATTCCGCACAGCCGCCTCGCGATTCCCACGATCGACTACGTAGATGAACTCGACAGTATCTGCGGGATTCGTTGCAATTCTCCGGGATGCTGACTACACTGAAATGGATGCACCTGCAAGGCAGGCCGCACCGCCGGAGCTTCTAAGGGGTTTCCGTTATCTGAACGCGCCGTTCCTTTCCGGCGCCCCCGGAGACGGTCAACACCCGCTTCCATTCGCGGATCTGATAGACGGCCCACGCTTGCGGCTCATTCTTGTAATACGCGTCCGGATCCTCTCCGGAGGCGTTCAGATAGATCGGTTCCGTAAACCCTTCGTCCAGGACATAGTCCAAGAGACAATCGGTCGTGAACCCTTTGCCCCGCAGTGAAACCTCGGCCAGGAAGTTCAGAATGTCGTCGGAGTTTTGGATGGTGATAGGCTTCATCGACTCGTACGTCGCCGATTGTAGCGATTGAGAAAGAAGGAAGGCAAGCCATGGCAACGAACGCACTCCCGCGGACGGCATTTCAAGAACGGCTTCTGGCACTGATGGATCGCAAACACCATTGGGCCTGGCCGGTCATCATGGGGCCCGGCATCTCCAAGGACCAGCTGCGGATCCACTACCAGCAGGAATACCACGTGTACGTCCGAGATTTTCCCGTACTGCTGGCTCGGGTCCACGGGCAGAACCCGCCGCCTGACGTGCGGCGGATGTTGGCTGAAAACATTTACGAGGAAGATACCGGCGGACTCTCGTTCGGCCGCTCCCATCCCGAGCTGTTCAACGAGATGATGCGGGGGCTCGGGTTTGAGCCTGCCGATTTCGACCGGGCCAAGCTCTTTCCCGCCAGCGCGCAGTACCGGCGATGGCTGGAAAAGGTCACGGCCAGCCGAGACTGGGTGATCGGTGCCGCGGCCCTCGCGGTCTTCGTCGAAGGCAGCGTCAAGGATCGCAAGGAAATCCTGGAACCGTCCAAACCCAAAACAGAGGAAGAGATCGAGGCGTACGTGAACGCGCACCCCTTGGTCTGCCACCATCACATCGATCGCCGTCAGATGGATCTCATCCGCGCCCATCAGAAGGTCGAAGCCGGTCACCGTCAGGATGCCTATACGATGGTGACCACCTATGCCAAGACGAGAGCCCAGCAGAACGCGGTGCTCGCTTGCGTGAAAACCGGACTCCGCCTCTGGATGCGCTATCGCGACAGCATCGCCAAGGCCTGCCGCTTGAAGAACCCCCGATGAACAGCCTTCTCCTCCGGATTATGCTCCTCGTCGGGTTCTTTTGGAGCCTCCCGGCGGACAGTCGCGCGGACGACATGGTACTCGTGCCGGCCGGCGAATTCTTCATGGGGGGAAACGGTGACAGCGAGACACTCCCGGACGAGCAGCCAGCACGGCGAATCTGGCTCGGCGCATTTTTAATCGACCGCTACGAAGTTACCAATCAGGAGTATGAACGGTTCGTTCGGGGCACGGGCTATCCAGCCCCCGCGAATGCCTCTGCGGCAGCGACGCTCTGGGAAGGCACCACTCCCATGCCGGGCATCGAACGACACCCAGTCGTCAACGTGAGTTGGCTCGATGCCGTTGCCTACTGCCGATGGGCCGGCAAACGGCTCCCCACCGAAGCGGAGTGGGAAAAGGCTGCGCGCGGAACGGATGGCCGCAAATACCCGTGGGGACAGGAGTGGGATTTGACCAAGGCCAACAGCGCCAGCTATTGGGCGAAGGACACCGTCCACTTTGCCGACAGCCAAGATTGGGAGAATTTTTGGCTCAAAGGCCGTGGTGCATCCCTGTCCAAAGAAAAGGGCCTCAAGGGTGAGGTGTTGACGATGCCCGTTGGGTCGTTCCCCGAAAGCGTGAGTCCTTATGGCCTGTTCGACATGGCAGGCAATGTCGCCGAATGGGTGCAGGACTGGTACAACCCCAATTATTACCGCACCGGTCCGCTCACCGACCCGCCCGGTCCGGAACGTGGAGCCATCAAATCCATGCGCGGAGGTTCCTGGCTCAAACCGGCTGTCAGCCTGCGGACCAGCGATCGGGATTGGGGCACGATGGACAGCCGCCCCTCCGGCACCGGCATCCGGTGCGCCCGCGACTCATACCAATAGACGCCCACCGCCCCGTACGACTGCGCTCCCAAGGCAAGATTCCACGAGACGGCCGGCTGTCCACTTTTCACGACTTGCTAGGTCATCCTCCCCTTCTCCGCTTATACTGACTGTACTGCCAGACAGCCTCAGTAAGGCTACCAGGAACGATGCATGATGCCACTGCGACTACAGGTCCAACAGGCTCCACTTGCCGTCGTCTTGGCCCTCCTGACCGCTGCCATTTTCCTTACCGACCTCCGCTTCGAATATGGCGTCGCGACCTGGCTGCCCTACTTCATCCTGGCGCTGCCGGTGGCGAAACTCTATGCCCCGCGAATTTTGCTGTTCGCCGTGGCCAGCTGGTCGACGCTGATCCTCGCCAAATTCCTGCAGATGCCGCCGGCTGGCTATGTCGACACCGCCGTTTTCAACCGCGGCATCGCCATCGTCACCCTCTGGACCATGGCCTTTCTCCTATACCGGCACCGCACCCTCGGCCAATTGATCCATGAGGAAGAGCGCCGAGTCAGCGAGATTCTGGACGGGGCCCTCGATGCCGTCATCGCGATCGACCCTCCCGGCCGTGTTACGGCTTGGAACCCCCAAGCGGAAAAGACATTCGGATTCAGCCGCGACGAAGCCCATGGCCGACTGCTCTCGGATCTCATTATTCCTCCGTCCTTTCGTGAGGCGCACGGCAAAGGATTGCAACGGTATGGTGAATCCGGGGACGGCCCGATATTGAACCGCCGAATCGAGGTCGTGGCGCGCCACAAAGACGGCCGGGAATTTCCGGTCGAGCTCTCGGTGATGCCGCTCCGCGTCGGCCGGACAATCAGTTTTTGCGCGTTCGTACGAGACATCACCGAGCGCAAGGAGCTTGAAACCACGCTACGCCGAGCCCGGGAGGTCGCCGAAAGCGCCAGCCAGGCGAAAAGCGATTTTGTCGCCAATATCAGCCATGAAATCAGAACCCCGTTGAATGCGATCTGCGGGACGACCGACCTCTTGCTCTCCACCACGCTTACCGGCCCACAACGCCGCTATACGGAAATGTGCCAGAAGGCCAGTCAGGCGCTGCTGCATCTGGTAACCGATCTCCTCGACTTCTCGCGCATCGAGTCCGGCCGGATGTCGCTGGAGCGCAAACCGTTCGATTTACGCCAGGTCGTGGATCGAACGATCCAACTGATGGGACCCCGGGCCGACGAAAAACGCCTCACTTTGTCGGCGCACGTGGCGGACGACTTGCCGCACATGATTCAGGGCGACGCCTTCCGCCTGCACCAGGTGCTGCTGAATCTGATCGCCAACGCCCTCAAATTCACCAGCCAGGGCTACATCTCCGTCAAAGCCACGCCGGTCGACGGTGAGCGGGATTCCCCGCGCTTTCGACTCAGCGTCAGCGACAGCGGCATCGGGATTCCGCCCGATCAATTGGAGCGAATCTTCGACCGGTTTACCCAGGTCGACAGCGCGGCCAGCCGTCAGCATGGCGGCGTCGGCCTCGGCTTGGCCATTTGCAAGCGGCTGGTGGAACTCATGAACGGCCGCATCTGGGCGGAAAACAACCAGGGCGGCAGTACGTTCTTCGTCGAACTTCCCTTGATCCCTGCGGCGGCAACGGAAGCCGTCGCCGGCGACGGGAGTCACGCGCTGCCGGCAGCCCCCACGGTCACCGCCCCAACTGCTGCACCGTCCCCAGGCCTCCATATCTTGGTCGCCGAAGACTCCGCAGAGTCGCGTGAGCTGATTCACTATTACTTCCAAGGCACAGCGCATCGGGTCGAAACCGTCATCGATGGTGACGAAGCTGTTTCGCGCTACTGTGCCGAAAACTACGACCTGGTGCTGATGGATTTGCAAATGCCCGGCATGGATGGATTCACGGCAACCCGCCGGATCAGGGCCTGGGAGATTGCGCAAGGTCGCACCGCCACCCCGATCATCGCCCTCACGGCGAATGCGTTCCGTGAAGCCGCGGACCAAAGCGCCGCTGCCGGCTGTACCGGATTTCTGACGAAACCGATCGCCCGCGAACTTCTCCTGAGCACGATCGCCCGCTATAGGCCGTCTTCCACGCCCTCCGGCACCGTCGTAACCGCCGGACAACCATCGGAGCGCCCGTGGAACGAGGTCACGCAGCGCATCGACCAGGAGATCAAAGACCGTCGTCCTCAGTTTTTGAAATACCGCCGGAAGGACCTCGCGACCCTGCAAGACGCCGCGGCCCGCGGCGAGTATGAGACCATCGCCCTTCTCGGCCACCGCATGAAGGGACTCTCCGGCTCCTATGGTTTTCCCGAGATCGGCGCCATCGGACGCCGGCTGGAATCGGCGGCCGCCGGCAAGGACCTGGTCGCCATTCAGACTCAACTGGAACAGTTGGCGGCACTTGTGAAACAGGGGGATGAAGCGGCCTAAGCGTTTCACCACCGAGCCTTTGGAGGACGGACGATGAGCATCTTGATCGTCGACGACTTCGACGAAGAGCGGGAACTACTTCAAACGATCTTACGCGGTGCTGGTTTCGGCCCCCTCGTTCCGGTCGGATCGGCTCGGGAGGGTCTGCAGATCTTGGGAGTCGGAAAGAAAATGCGTACGCCGCCGGAGGTCGATTTAGTCCTCATGGACCTGGCGATGCCCGAGATCGATGGTCTGGAGGCCTGCCGCCGAATTCGAGCGGAAGACCGCTTGCAATCCCTGCCGATCATCGTCATCACGGCACGGACGGAGGCTGAAGACATCCAGGCAGCCTACACGGCCGGGGCGACGGATTACATACGGAAGCCCGTCATCCCAGCCGAACTGATCGCCCGGACCGCGAATTCGCTGAGCCTGAAGCAGGAGACCGACGCGCGAAGGCAGCGCGAGCAGGAATTGCTGGAGCGGACGAAAGAGCTGGATCACGCGTTCGAGCAAATGACGCGTCTACACGGCACGTTGCAAATCTGCGCCAAGTGCAAGAGGGTGAAGTCCGAGGGGAGTTACTGGCAACGGATCGAGGACTTCTTACGGCAACACTCAGGCCGAAAAATCTCCGAAGCCGTCTGTGATACGTGCATGCACCAGGCCTATCCCCACCTGAGGCAGACCAAGTAAGACGCGTGTTTGCCGATACGTCTTCGCCTTTGCGTCACGGATGCGACGAGTCCCTGAGCGCGAATTCCAAGGCCTCGATCCGCACCACCGGCATGATCAACCCCAGCCCCTCTTCCTCGTGAGAAAAGTCGTAGATCACCGACTCCTCCGGAATCAGCCGGCCCGCCAGAACCACGTCGAGCTCCACCGGCTTGCCGCCGGCTAACCGTTCCTTGATTATGTTGACCTGTTCCGTTGTCGTCGCGACCAACCGGCCCGGCAAGTCCTCATACTTGAACCGTACGACTCCCCATACCGTCTTGTTCATCTTCGGGCCGAGCACGACGGGAAACCCCTGCTCCTCCGCTTCAAACGCTGACAGTTCCCCCTGCCAGACGAATGCGAGTCGTCTGGAGAGGACTTCGTTGCCCGTCCGTTTGGCGTCCCGGTCACGATTCAGGGCAAACAGTCGCTCGTCATGACCCGGATCGTGGTGCCCTCCGCCGTACAGAACGACCCAATCCGGAGGGGCTCCCTCCAACTCAGTCAGAAAGGCCTCGATGTGGGCCGGCTCCAACAGAAGCTGAGTGTCGGATGGCAGCTCGCGCAAGGCATCCTCAAGCGACGGACGGAGGGGGCGAATCCCGGAGAGTTCTTGAGAACACGAGAGGGAGGGAGCGCTGAAGAGTGCCAGGATGGTGAGAACTAATGCCCACCGAACGCCACGCATGGGAGGGCTAACCCGGAACCTGACCGCGTAACCGGGCAAATTGGTCTTGCAGCGCGCGAACAGCGGGGTCATCCCACCCCACGACACCCAACTCGACGAGCACGGCAATACGAGGGGCTGGATCAAGCCTGGACGATAGCGGTGGGGAGACCGACAGCGTCTTGAGCACTTGAGTATAAACGCCCAGCCAGGATTCGGTCACGGCGCGCAGCCCCGCGTCCGAGCCCTTCATTCTCCCCAACCGCACCTGTTGTAGGAGCTTGATCAGGGGATCAGACTGGGAAATCGTTCCGATCGCGCGGTGAAGTTGTTCTTCGTCTTCGTTCGACATCAGCGGGTGATCCGGTGAAAGCGATGGACGGCACCCCGGCCGTCTCCGTCGGTTAGTTCATCGAACAGGCGCCGGGTCCACGAGGATCGCCGCAGCTCCCGCAAGATCCGCCGCCGGAGGGACTCGACCAATCGCCCGTTGCCCCCACCCCGAATGCAGAAAACTGTTTGTTGAGCGAGGTGCCCTTGCAGGAAGGACAGGCAGGCGCGGCATTGCCCTGGACCAACAGCTCGAACCGGTGATTGCATTGCTGGCAGACGTACTCGAAAATAGGCATGGGTTATACTCCTTGATGACGACGGCATTATAGAAACCCCGAAACCACTTCGCAATCATGAGTCCGCACAGGAGCTTGTACGATGGTTACCGAAGAACGTGAGTTTACGTTTCGCATTTCGCTTGAAGCCCGCTTCCCCGACGACTACGACGGCGCCGACGATGAGTATGCATGGCTGCGCGAATGGGAGACCCGTATCAAGCCCCACCTTCTCAAACAACTCTTTGACTCGCTCCGCCAATATCCGGCCTGGAACGCCCACGTTCGCAATCGCGGGAAATCGCCCCTGGAAGAAATCGAAGTCGCGTTGGAGCGTGACTTCGCCAAGCCACAACTTCCGTTTTGACGCGAGCCAGCATGACGGACCGACCCGAACGGGGCCTTTACATTCACATTCCATTTTGCCACCAACGCTGCCACTTCTGCGCCTTCTATCTCGAGATCCATCAACCCAGACTGACGGAGCGGTTCCTGTCGGCGCTGCTCTCCGAAATGGATCATTACCAAACCAGCCGGCCGTTCGCCGGGCACCCCCTCGATTCCCTCTACTTCGGCGGCGGTACCCCAACGACGCTCTCCTCCGAGCAACTGGCCACCCTGATCCGGGCGGTCAGGGCTCGCTTCGGACTTCAACAGGGCGCGGAGATCACCGTCGAGGCCCACCCGGCCGGCGCATCGGCTGAATCACTGGCCCGCCTTCTGGCCGCCGGGGTGAACCGCGTGAGTTTCGGAGCGGAATCGATGGATCCGCGTGAACTCCAACGGGTAGGCCGGCCCGGCTCCCCGTTGGAGACCGCACAGGCCGTCGGCTTGGCTCGCGCGGCGGGTTTTCACAATATCTGCCTCGATCTCATGTACGGACTCCCAGGCCAGACCCTGCACAGTTGGTCACGCTCCTTGGAAGCCATCCTCCACCTCGCACCGACTCATGTGTCCTGTTACGCCCTGACGATCGAGGAGGGTACCCATTTGCAGGCATCGATCAGGCGAGGCTCCGTACCGGCTCCCGATGAGGGGCTGCAAAACGACATGGAGGAGCGGGCGGAACAGGTCCTCACCGAAGCGGGTTATGTCCGCTATGAGATCTCCAACTACGCCCGCCCAGGTTATGCCAGCCGCCACAACCTGCTGTACTGGACGAACGGCCGGTATCTCGGCCTTGGCCCCAGCGCGCAGTCCTATGTCGGCAGCAGACGTTTCGGAAACGTCGCCGATCTCGACCAATACATGGCCCGTCTCGAGGCGGGAGCATTGCCGGTCACAGAGGACGAAACGTTATCGGAGCAGCAGGTCACAGCCGAACAGGTCATGTTCGGTTTGCGATTGTGCGAAGGCCTGCCGATGGGCGAACTCGAGCCGGCGCTACCGGCAAGGCTTCGCGATCAACTCGACCATCTGCGCCGGGAGGCCCTGCTGGAACGGCATGACAGCCGCCTTCGGTTGACGCCGCTGGGGCGAACGCATTTCGATACGGTGGCGGTGAGCTTGCTGGGAAGCCTCGATTCGAGCCATCAGACAGGTCATTTCTTTCCATTGACTTCCGGATCGGTGCGAGCGGAAACTGAATAGTACAAGCAGGAAGGAATACCCTATGCCCGTCAACATGGACCCGACCAAGAAACGCCGCCGCTTCTCGCAGGCTCAGACCTCCACCGCCGCAACTTCAGATGCCGCAACCGCCAAACCGGAATTCGGCGGTGTGACCGCAGACGATGAGGAAAAGGACTTGGCCGAAGCGGAAAGCAAGAACCTCTGGGATGCGACGGAAGTCATCGACATGGATACGTTTTAACCGGCGCGACCGATCAGGCCGGAAGGAAGAAAAAGGCAATCGCCAAGATCAGGTAGACGCCGAGCAGCATCACACCTTCCATCCAGTGCGACTCCCCGTCCATGGCCACGAACCCGACGATCAGCACCGACATCGTGATTGCCGCCACCTCGAACGGCGTGAACATGAGATCCAGCGGAGATCCGAAGAGATAGCTGGCAAAGACCAAGAGGGGCGCGACCAGCAGCGCGATCTGCAGACTGGAGCCCACCGCAATTCCGAAAGCCAAGTCCATTTTGTTCTTGAGCGCAACCATCACGGCCGTCGAATGCTCGGCTGCATTGCCTACCAAGGCCACAAGAATCACGCCGACAAAGATCTGAGTCATGCCGAGCGCCTTGGCCGCGGGTTCGATGGAGCCGACCAGGAATTCACTAAGCACCGCGATGGCCACCGTCGCAATGATCAGGACCGTGATGGACTTGGACATGGGCCAGGACGCCTCACCATCATCATGGCTCCCCTCTTCCCCTGAGAACAGATGGCGGTGCGTCCGGAGGGAAAACGCAAGGCTCAGCAGGTAAATGAGAAACAGCACGACAGCGATGGCCAAACTCAACTCGTGTTCGATGGCGGGCCCCCGATCCGGCGCGGTGACGTGAAACAACGCGGGCACGACCAAGCCCACTGCGGATAGGAGGAGTAAACTCGCCCCCATGCCGGCCGCGGTTTGATTGAACTTCTGCCGTTCATGCTTGAGCCCTCCCGCCACCATCGATGCGCCGAGCACCAGCAGAATGTTGCCGAGGATCGAGCCGGTCAAAGAGGCCTTGACGACATCGTGCAGCCCTTCACGGAGAGCAGCCAGCGCGATGATGAGTTCCGCGGCATTCCCGAGCGACGCGTTGAGCAGTCCGCCGATGCCGGCCCCGACATGGGTCGTCAGGTGCTCGGTCGCGGTGCCGAGCAAGCCGGCCAAGGGGATGATCGCCAATGCGGATGCCGTAAAAATCAGGATCGGATCGGCGTGTGCGATCTCCAATCCCACGGCGATGGGCACGAAGATCAGTAGCAGATTGAGCCAGGATTCGAGTAGAAATCGCATAGGTCTCCCTTGACTGAGAACGTATCCAATCCATGATCACGGATGATCGACCAGACGCGCTGTTTCACCCCTTTCACCTCTGCGCTCCCCGCACCCTGGAGCTCCTGCTGCAGCGATTTCGCCGGATCCATTTCCGTGACTACATGGCGCTGCGTCTCACCCCGTTGACGGGACTCACCGCGTACCAGGATCGGATGGGCGACAACCATCCGGAATTGGTCACCG is part of the Nitrospiraceae bacterium genome and encodes:
- a CDS encoding DUF2007 domain-containing protein translates to MFYRTGKPESGRLVTVREPGDAGELAVVKSLLDGNGIAYVVQHEHVGGLYPGVPFLSSRVMVAEAERDRAEELLSRLSLQIREMSGEGE
- a CDS encoding iron-containing redox enzyme family protein gives rise to the protein MATNALPRTAFQERLLALMDRKHHWAWPVIMGPGISKDQLRIHYQQEYHVYVRDFPVLLARVHGQNPPPDVRRMLAENIYEEDTGGLSFGRSHPELFNEMMRGLGFEPADFDRAKLFPASAQYRRWLEKVTASRDWVIGAAALAVFVEGSVKDRKEILEPSKPKTEEEIEAYVNAHPLVCHHHIDRRQMDLIRAHQKVEAGHRQDAYTMVTTYAKTRAQQNAVLACVKTGLRLWMRYRDSIAKACRLKNPR
- a CDS encoding SUMF1/EgtB/PvdO family nonheme iron enzyme, with product MNSLLLRIMLLVGFFWSLPADSRADDMVLVPAGEFFMGGNGDSETLPDEQPARRIWLGAFLIDRYEVTNQEYERFVRGTGYPAPANASAAATLWEGTTPMPGIERHPVVNVSWLDAVAYCRWAGKRLPTEAEWEKAARGTDGRKYPWGQEWDLTKANSASYWAKDTVHFADSQDWENFWLKGRGASLSKEKGLKGEVLTMPVGSFPESVSPYGLFDMAGNVAEWVQDWYNPNYYRTGPLTDPPGPERGAIKSMRGGSWLKPAVSLRTSDRDWGTMDSRPSGTGIRCARDSYQ
- a CDS encoding PAS domain S-box protein; its protein translation is MMPLRLQVQQAPLAVVLALLTAAIFLTDLRFEYGVATWLPYFILALPVAKLYAPRILLFAVASWSTLILAKFLQMPPAGYVDTAVFNRGIAIVTLWTMAFLLYRHRTLGQLIHEEERRVSEILDGALDAVIAIDPPGRVTAWNPQAEKTFGFSRDEAHGRLLSDLIIPPSFREAHGKGLQRYGESGDGPILNRRIEVVARHKDGREFPVELSVMPLRVGRTISFCAFVRDITERKELETTLRRAREVAESASQAKSDFVANISHEIRTPLNAICGTTDLLLSTTLTGPQRRYTEMCQKASQALLHLVTDLLDFSRIESGRMSLERKPFDLRQVVDRTIQLMGPRADEKRLTLSAHVADDLPHMIQGDAFRLHQVLLNLIANALKFTSQGYISVKATPVDGERDSPRFRLSVSDSGIGIPPDQLERIFDRFTQVDSAASRQHGGVGLGLAICKRLVELMNGRIWAENNQGGSTFFVELPLIPAAATEAVAGDGSHALPAAPTVTAPTAAPSPGLHILVAEDSAESRELIHYYFQGTAHRVETVIDGDEAVSRYCAENYDLVLMDLQMPGMDGFTATRRIRAWEIAQGRTATPIIALTANAFREAADQSAAAGCTGFLTKPIARELLLSTIARYRPSSTPSGTVVTAGQPSERPWNEVTQRIDQEIKDRRPQFLKYRRKDLATLQDAAARGEYETIALLGHRMKGLSGSYGFPEIGAIGRRLESAAAGKDLVAIQTQLEQLAALVKQGDEAA
- a CDS encoding response regulator, whose amino-acid sequence is MSILIVDDFDEERELLQTILRGAGFGPLVPVGSAREGLQILGVGKKMRTPPEVDLVLMDLAMPEIDGLEACRRIRAEDRLQSLPIIVITARTEAEDIQAAYTAGATDYIRKPVIPAELIARTANSLSLKQETDARRQREQELLERTKELDHAFEQMTRLHGTLQICAKCKRVKSEGSYWQRIEDFLRQHSGRKISEAVCDTCMHQAYPHLRQTK
- a CDS encoding zinc ribbon domain-containing protein, which gives rise to MPIFEYVCQQCNHRFELLVQGNAAPACPSCKGTSLNKQFSAFGVGATGDWSSPSGGGSCGSCGDPRGPGACSMN
- the hemW gene encoding radical SAM family heme chaperone HemW — translated: MTDRPERGLYIHIPFCHQRCHFCAFYLEIHQPRLTERFLSALLSEMDHYQTSRPFAGHPLDSLYFGGGTPTTLSSEQLATLIRAVRARFGLQQGAEITVEAHPAGASAESLARLLAAGVNRVSFGAESMDPRELQRVGRPGSPLETAQAVGLARAAGFHNICLDLMYGLPGQTLHSWSRSLEAILHLAPTHVSCYALTIEEGTHLQASIRRGSVPAPDEGLQNDMEERAEQVLTEAGYVRYEISNYARPGYASRHNLLYWTNGRYLGLGPSAQSYVGSRRFGNVADLDQYMARLEAGALPVTEDETLSEQQVTAEQVMFGLRLCEGLPMGELEPALPARLRDQLDHLRREALLERHDSRLRLTPLGRTHFDTVAVSLLGSLDSSHQTGHFFPLTSGSVRAETE
- the cax gene encoding calcium/proton exchanger, which encodes MRFLLESWLNLLLIFVPIAVGLEIAHADPILIFTASALAIIPLAGLLGTATEHLTTHVGAGIGGLLNASLGNAAELIIALAALREGLHDVVKASLTGSILGNILLVLGASMVAGGLKHERQKFNQTAAGMGASLLLLSAVGLVVPALFHVTAPDRGPAIEHELSLAIAVVLFLIYLLSLAFSLRTHRHLFSGEEGSHDDGEASWPMSKSITVLIIATVAIAVLSEFLVGSIEPAAKALGMTQIFVGVILVALVGNAAEHSTAVMVALKNKMDLAFGIAVGSSLQIALLVAPLLVFASYLFGSPLDLMFTPFEVAAITMSVLIVGFVAMDGESHWMEGVMLLGVYLILAIAFFFLPA